In the genome of Thiorhodovibrio winogradskyi, the window AGCCGCGACCAGAGTTACTGGCCAAAGCGGACTTGGCCTACGCCGAAGCATCGGCCCAGCGGCAATCTGACGGCCAGCGCATCGGCGTCCATTTGGCTTTCTTTCATTCCCGCGCCTTCCGGCTCGCGGTGGTCGATCTTGCGTCCATCGACTCCAACCCGAAAAAACGCATCGATGCGGTGTTTCGTGGCGCTGGAATCCCAGCCGGGATCAATGGCGGGTTTTTTCACCCAAACGGCCGTCCGCTGGGCCTGGTGGTCGCCGATGGACAACGCATTAATCGGCTTGAACGGGCAAAGCTGCTGAGCGGCGTGCTCTACGCTGATGCTGACGGTAACTATCTGCGGCGCCATGGGGCTTTTCATGACCATGCCGGTATTGACGCCCTCTTGCAGACCGGCCCCTATCTGGTCGAATATGGCCGCGCCGTGCGAGGGCTGAGAACCGCGCCGGTCGCGCGCCGCAGCTTCGCCGCGACCGACTGGCGCGGTCACTGGGTGCTGGGCGCGACGCGCAACCCAATCAGCCTGGCCGATCTGTCCGATTGCCTGGCCAGTCTGGGCTGTCTGACCGACTGGCCGGTGGAGCGTGCGATTAACCTCGACGGCGGTTCTTCAACGGGATTTTTCTTCGAGCGCGGTTCGGGCCAGGGTGCTGTCGTGGTGCATCCCCTCAAGCCCGTGCGCAACCTCTTGGGGATATGCCCCCGCTGAGGCGTGCGCCTGGTTGGCAGCCTTTCGTGCTGCAATCGGTCCCTGATCCAGAGGCGGGTATATTGACAGTGCGACTGTATCATTCCGCTAATGTGGCGAATGATTGGCTCATTGCAAAAATCTGCGAGAAGCTGAATGAAACCGAGATGGTTATTTCCCGCACCAATCTGCGTCTGGTGCTGAAATTAGGCTCAGCGTAAATTTCTGGAGATCAGCTTGCCTGGTGTTGGAGCGATCCGTCATCGTGCAGGCGACTACCAGCAATTTGTCTTTGGGCAGTTCGACGAGCCGATCCGGCAGTTCATTGAGCGGAATATAGGTACCTATGCCCTCCTGCCAGGCGGCGTGTTCCTCGGGTAAGCGGATATAGTCACTTGCGCCTGGCCGCTGGCTTGGAGTTCCATCAGCTCCGGCAATTGGATTTTCATCGCCTGGCGTTCCACATAATCGAAGCCGCGCGGATCGTTGGCAAAGGCGATGTCGGTCATGGCTGGGGTGACATCGTGTCCGGTTGAGTGGGTGTTCCAGCCGTTATCGGCAGCGGCCCCGGCTTCCTGGCGGGCAAGCGTTTCGCACTGAACGCTCATGCACCTGCCTCGTTCTTGAACCAGCCGCGCACCAGATCCGGCCCCGGCACACTGCCGGAGTGCACCACCTGGCCGTCGATCACCACGCCGGGGGTGGACATGACGCCGAAGCCCATGATCGCGGCGATGTCGGTGACCTTGATCAAATCAATGGCCACCCCGGCCTGCTCGGCAGCGCTGGCGATGGCCTGCGCGGTGATCTCGCAGTTGCGGCAGCCGGAACCTAAAACTTTGATTTCTTTCATGGCACAAGATCCGTGTTGGGTGAATGGACGCCGGGGGGGAGGGGGGGCAGTGCGGCTCTCAAAATACGGAATACGTTATATTGGATTAAACATATCTATTGAATTGCCCAGCGTCAAGCACGGATTATTACGCTGACCGCGGATATCGGCCAAGTCGTGACGGTTTAAAGCCGCCCGGCCTTGGTTGACAAGATCATCGCGACGGCGGCACTCTCAATCCCCTCTCACCAACGCTCCACTGTTCATGTCCCATTCAGCCCTCCCGCCCACATCCATCGCCGCCACGGCCTTCTTTGCCGCCCTGGCCAACGACACCCGCTTGCGCATGCTGATGTTGCTGTTGCGCGAGGGCGAGCTGTGCGTGTGTGAGTTGACCGGGGCCATCGGCGTCTCCCAGCCGCACATCTCGCGTCATCTAGCGCAACTGCGCGAGCTGGCGCTGGTCGCCGACCGCCGCGCCGGCACCTGGATTTACTATCGTATTCACCCCGATCTGCCACCCTGGGCCAAGGCGGTCCTGCGCGAGCTAGTGGCGGGACTCAGAGGAGCAGCACCCTTTGACGATGATCAAAGGGCACTGGCGGCGCTGGCCAATCGCCCCGGCGCGCCGCGCTGCGAAGCCGCGGTGGACTGATGCCATGATGGATCGCGCTGATTGGCCATGGCCCGACGCCGGTCCGGTTGGCGAAGGTGCGGTTGGTGTCATCAAAATATAACAAAAGACAGATATTCTGCCGCCCATGACCTGTTGTTTCACTTCAATACTGCTCCAACCCGGACAGGTTTCATGGCTGAACCGATTTACAACGTCTTATTCCTCTGTACCGGCAACTCGGCCCGCAGCATCTTTGGCGAATGCCTCATCCAACGCTGGGGCCAGGGCCGCTTTCGTGGCTTCAGCGCTGGCAGCCACCCGCGCGGCGAGATCAACCCGTTCGCACTCGAGGTGCTGCGCAAGTACAACCACGCCACCGAGCACCTGCGCAGCAAGGATTGGGCGGAGTTCAGCCAGCCGGACGCGCCCGAGATGGACTTTGTCATCACCGTCTGTGATGCCGCGGCCACCGAGCTCTGCCCGACCTGGCCAGGGCAGCCACTGACCGCGCACTGGGGCATCACCGACCCTGCCACCGTCGAGGGCGAGCGCCTGACCCGACTGACGGCGTTCCAAACCGCCTTTCGCGAACTGGACAACCGCGTCAAGATTTTCACCGCCCTGCCCATCGCCTCGCTGGATCGGCTCAAGCTGCAACGCGAGATGGATCGCATCGGCGGGCTGCGCGCGAACAATCTGGCCAAAGCCGACTGGCAAGCGGACATCAAGGCCGCCAGATCCCACTCTCAACCTCCCGAAGACCGAGGTTTCCGCCATGACATCCAAGCATTTTCTGCTGGCCGGGTTGCTGATTGGCGCTAGCCTTGTTGCTAGCCTAAGCGGCTGCGGCCCATCCGACCCCTCTGAGAAAGCCGCATCCGGCGCGGCGGAAACCCGGGCAGCCTCGGCCCTGACGGCTGCCGGCTCCAGCTTCGCCGCGCCACTGATCAGTCGATGGATGAAACGCTATGGCGAGCAACACCCCGATCTGGCGCTGAGCTATGCCTCGGTTGGCAGTGGCGAGGGGATTAAGCGCTTCATCGCCGGGGAGGTGGCCATCGGCGCCACCGATGCACCACTCAAGCCTGAGGAGATCGCCCAAATCGACGGCGCCTTCGCGCAGCTTCCCATCACCGGCGGCATGATCGCGCTGGCCTATAACCTGCCTGGTGTCGATGGCCCGCTCAATCTGCCGCGTGATGTCTATGTGGATATTTTCCTCAACAAGATCCACCGCTGGGATGACCCACGCATCCAGGCGGCCAATCCTGGTTTGGCATTGCCCAGCAAATTGATTCAAGTAGTCGCCCGGCGCGACAGCAGCGGCACCACCTTTGCCTTCACCAACCATCTCGCCAGCATCGCGCCCGCGTGGGCCGAGCAATACAGTGTCGGCAAGCAGATTGGCTGGCCGTCCGGCACCATGCTCGCATCCGGCAACGAGGGCGTCGCCCAGCGGGTCAAAATCACTCACGGTGCTATCGGCTATGTCGAGGCCGGCTTCGCCCGCCGCCTGCATTTGCCACTGGCCTGGCTGGAAAATCGCACGGGTGGACTGATCGCACCCACCGCCGACACCGGCCAGCGCGCCCTGGCCGATGGCTCGGATGCCATGCCGGAGGATCTGAGCGTCACCGTACCCGACCCCGAGGGCGCGCGCTCCTATCCCATTGTCACCTTCACCTGGGCGCTGGTGCGGTCCGACTACCCGGAACCCTTCAACACCCGCGCGGTGCATGACTTCCTGCGCTGGACGCTGACCGAAGGGCAAGCTCAGGCCGCCGATCTGGGCTTCGTGCCCCTGCCGGAGACTCTGGCCAGGGCGAGCTTGCTGGAGCTCGATGGTCTGAGTGGGATCGCGCGCTGAAGACAAGCCCTTAGCGCCTTGCGGATTTTTTTTGCATCGGCCACGGCGCCGAGATTCGATCAAGAGCCGGCGATCCGCAAGCCCGGGGCGCCGGCTCTTTTTGTTGTGGTTTAATCTGTTTCTTGAAATATAACAGATAAAGGATATATTATGCTCGCCAAGCGACGCCGCAGGAGACAATGAAAGATGACCATCCGCATCGGTATCAACGGCTTCGGCCGCATGGGACGGCTTGGGCTGCGCGCGGCCTGGGATCGGCTGGGCGCGGGCGAGCAGCCGCTTGCCTTCACCCGCATCAATGAGATCGCCTGCGATGCGGCGGGCAGTGCGCATCTGTTGGAATTTGACTCGGTGCACGGGCGCTGGGGGCATGACTGCGCGGGCGATGGCGAGCGCCTGAGCATCGACGACCAGCCCTTGCATTACAGTTCAGTCAAAACCATCGCCGAGGTCGACTGGTCGGACTGCGACATCGTCATCGAGGCGACCGGCAAGCATCACAAGCAGCCGCAACTGCTGGAAGGCTATTTCGATCAAGGGGTGAAGAAAGTCCTGGTCGCGGCACCGACCCAGGGCGCGCTCGACATCGTCTATGGCGTCAATCATGAGCGCTACGATCCGGCGCGACATCGCCTGGTCACCGCTGCCTCCTGCACTACCAATTGCCTGGCTCCGGTGGTCAAGGTGTTGCACGAGCAGGTCGGCATCCGTCACGGCAGCATGACCACCCTGCATAACATCACCAACACCCAGCGCATCGTCGATCTGGGTCATAAGGATCCGCGCCGAGCGCGTGCCTGCGGCCAGTCGCTCATCCCAACAACAACTGGCAGCGCGCGGGCCATCACCAAGATCTTCCCCGAGCTGACCGGCAAGCTCAACGGCCACGCGGTGCGAGT includes:
- a CDS encoding metalloregulator ArsR/SmtB family transcription factor yields the protein MSHSALPPTSIAATAFFAALANDTRLRMLMLLLREGELCVCELTGAIGVSQPHISRHLAQLRELALVADRRAGTWIYYRIHPDLPPWAKAVLRELVAGLRGAAPFDDDQRALAALANRPGAPRCEAAVD
- the pstS gene encoding phosphate ABC transporter substrate-binding protein PstS, translating into MTSKHFLLAGLLIGASLVASLSGCGPSDPSEKAASGAAETRAASALTAAGSSFAAPLISRWMKRYGEQHPDLALSYASVGSGEGIKRFIAGEVAIGATDAPLKPEEIAQIDGAFAQLPITGGMIALAYNLPGVDGPLNLPRDVYVDIFLNKIHRWDDPRIQAANPGLALPSKLIQVVARRDSSGTTFAFTNHLASIAPAWAEQYSVGKQIGWPSGTMLASGNEGVAQRVKITHGAIGYVEAGFARRLHLPLAWLENRTGGLIAPTADTGQRALADGSDAMPEDLSVTVPDPEGARSYPIVTFTWALVRSDYPEPFNTRAVHDFLRWTLTEGQAQAADLGFVPLPETLARASLLELDGLSGIAR
- a CDS encoding thioredoxin family protein — its product is MKEIKVLGSGCRNCEITAQAIASAAEQAGVAIDLIKVTDIAAIMGFGVMSTPGVVIDGQVVHSGSVPGPDLVRGWFKNEAGA
- a CDS encoding arsenate reductase ArsC — encoded protein: MAEPIYNVLFLCTGNSARSIFGECLIQRWGQGRFRGFSAGSHPRGEINPFALEVLRKYNHATEHLRSKDWAEFSQPDAPEMDFVITVCDAAATELCPTWPGQPLTAHWGITDPATVEGERLTRLTAFQTAFRELDNRVKIFTALPIASLDRLKLQREMDRIGGLRANNLAKADWQADIKAARSHSQPPEDRGFRHDIQAFSAGRVADWR
- a CDS encoding phosphodiester glycosidase family protein, with the translated sequence MAAEIMIGTKDHDRSFGGANLFAAALQWRPGRCGKPRARQSRGWPWLARPLSWLLPALMLTTTTAPASDWQPLEPRPELLAKADLAYAEASAQRQSDGQRIGVHLAFFHSRAFRLAVVDLASIDSNPKKRIDAVFRGAGIPAGINGGFFHPNGRPLGLVVADGQRINRLERAKLLSGVLYADADGNYLRRHGAFHDHAGIDALLQTGPYLVEYGRAVRGLRTAPVARRSFAATDWRGHWVLGATRNPISLADLSDCLASLGCLTDWPVERAINLDGGSSTGFFFERGSGQGAVVVHPLKPVRNLLGICPR
- a CDS encoding ArsJ-associated glyceraldehyde-3-phosphate dehydrogenase codes for the protein MTIRIGINGFGRMGRLGLRAAWDRLGAGEQPLAFTRINEIACDAAGSAHLLEFDSVHGRWGHDCAGDGERLSIDDQPLHYSSVKTIAEVDWSDCDIVIEATGKHHKQPQLLEGYFDQGVKKVLVAAPTQGALDIVYGVNHERYDPARHRLVTAASCTTNCLAPVVKVLHEQVGIRHGSMTTLHNITNTQRIVDLGHKDPRRARACGQSLIPTTTGSARAITKIFPELTGKLNGHAVRVPLLNASLTDFVFEAERKVTAEDINALLKNAAEGELAGILGYEERPLVSVDYLNDPRSSIVDALSTLVIDDTQVKIYAWYDNEWGYANRLVDIAIMLAHSL